The following is a genomic window from Lycorma delicatula isolate Av1 chromosome 6, ASM4794821v1, whole genome shotgun sequence.
tgtcaGAATCGTTTTAATCAACTCTAGCATTACACCTTTAGATTTCTCATATTTTCCTAAGGGTACTACCATAGGATTTCTAAACATCAAATAATAGGATAACAAACTGCACTATTCAAATGAATTAGATACCAGTAGGGAATAATACCAACACTGGACTCTAGGCAAAATGGTGTATCGTATTTCCCTTACAATCTGGAGTTCTATTATCAAGGAGTATCATCCCCAAAATTGAAGGATGTGATGCAAGGAAAAACCCAATATGAACAAGGTCACATTCAGTTAACTGTATTGGTTTGCATTGTTCATAACTTTATTGTTCAATTTACCTcattctgtttgtatttttagTGAGTGATGACCATATAGGTTGAAGccactaaaaaatgtttatagagaattttaaatgtaatatttaaaaaaaattaattttgacatttacttttgtaaaaagacaataataaataaggatATAAAACATAAATGCTTTAATAGTTTCAatggaaattaaacaaaacattatgcGTGTAGATTTGAATACAGCTACTTTTGTAAAAAgacaatataaacatataaagtgTAAATACCTCAATAGTTTCTatggaaattaaacaaaaaattatagatgtagATTTGAATAAACATGAATGACTATTTAATATCTTAGTATATGATGTAAATGTACTTGATCTCTCTATTCCTTCACATTCTATATGCAATACAGTAAGTTAGTACTAACAACCACCAATAAGAGTAGAAATTTATGTCATGGTGTTATTAAGCTACCTTGACATTACCTTAAATTGTATGGTACTTTTAAATGTGTATGACAAATGTACTGTATTACAATCATGGAAATATACTTaaaagtaagtaatatttattttaaaattttcacaatattttatatttccaccaggattatcataattgatttgagtgttattttctgtcctTTCTAGCAATTGTCAATAACATTCATAATCAAACAACCTTATTTTTCTGCCCTTCCTGGGcagaaaaataacattcaaataaatatttaaaaattcataaacataatCTTCTAATAGCgaattgaactaaaaaatattttttttgcaacttAACAGTAaacttcatcttttatttttactggttgtcttacaacattttaatagtttataataattggTGGCAGTTTAGGATAACACTTTCATAGAAATGGATGAATTCACTTCCTCGGTTGAATTAATATCTACGaggatatatataatatatttaatttatcacttacattttaatagtttagattatgtttaataattggTGGCAGTTTAGGATATAATGAAAGTGTTATCCTAAACTGCCACCAATAAACTATgttgtgataaattaaatatattatatatatatatatcctcataGATATTAATTCAACCGAGGAAGTGAATTCATCCATTTCTATGAAAATGGATGAAATctggaaatatatatatctggAATGTGGCTGACTCATGGTTCATTGAGTAGCCTTGGCCTCATTAGCTTTTACCTTGCACCTAGTGTCAGTATTATTCCCTACTCAATCATTTGAATAGTGCAGTTTGTATGAAGAAAAATAtgctaaatgaaaaaatgtacacAGTTTATCCAAGAAaacattaatcaaaaatataaaatgaccttttattattatttaatttttttattttaaatacatgatcTAGTTAACTGCCCTGACTTTCCAGCAGAGTGATAGGACTTCATCTTTTATTTGGAAGGTTCTAGGTTTGAGTCCTGGTCAGACTGAATTTTTCATGTACTAAATACATTCCATAAATTCCTTTGCACAAAAGTTTGATCTTTATTTTcccatatattttaattcaacttcAATTGTTTTTTGAGTTCGAATCATATAATGCTTCTGTCTTGGGTTACCACTCTCATCTTTATAACGCCACACTTCTTCATATGActgaattcaacaaaaaaaaagtataatttattttcccatatatttattacctttcttAATTCAGCTTCAACTTCAAGTGTTTTTTGAGTTCGAATCATATCACTATAATGCTTCTGTCTTGGGTTACCACTCTCATCTTTATAACGCCACACTTCTTCATATTCAGAATTTGCAACCATCACATCTGCTAAAAAATTAGATGGTCCCATTTTGAATCCTggatcttcttcttcttcattctttttcttttttgcatcttctttatcttttccaccctttttacctttttcttttttacctacATTAACacatacaaaattcattattattagtgGTGGATGTCCTAAACATGAACTAGCACTAGCcattattacatgttttttaaattttaatttgtaggtATCATAATACGAGTATTATCGATACTCATCATAGCGACCTATGATGAAATGTGTAGACGTTGACGGAAGTGTGGAAATTGGAAATTTCCGTCTTCTACCAGGCGGACCGATAGCTGACCTAActcatataaagaatatttttgacaTCAATAATCACTGTGACTGATACTTTACCAATATACATTACTGTTAGGTTTTACCATACAGGACTAACGTGGAGGATATCGAATGCGGGATATCCGTTAAGTTTTTGGATAGAAAGTTAGACAAGTTAGACGATTTGACGGTTACAATTCGGTGCAAAAGGTTATCGGATTTATAGTACGGATTCGGTAAACGGGAAGACGTTTACCgaatttaaatcgatttaaattttttaccgaATTTAAATCGATTACATTATACATGTATGAAacggtttttttctaaaaaaaacatttaccgaAACGATTAGTGGTGGTGGGGGACACAAGTATCTACACCAGTCGATCATTCGTCTGAGCTCTGCCAGTGTGATGATGGATGCTTTAtcgtttattaatgttttcaacGATTTGTCAAACGGTTACCATTGAAGGTTGACCGATCTTCATTTCGGCATTGACTATGTTTTATTGGACatgagaaaaatatatacatcatacGGATTTGTGTCATATTATACGACACCCGATTCTGACAACGAATCGTATTATTTTCAGCTATTATTACCAAGGAGCTATTACCGAAGACGAAATGTTGAACGACGTGAAGCTAACTTATTACTAGTGTTAATCTCATTACTAGTGTTTGAAACACATCGGCAACAAGCGACAAACATCGACCAACCACAACATCTACCTTCTTAATTAGCTCCACACCACCGCTGCTGCTGCTGTCAACGATGTTAACACTAGTAACATCGATGTTAACATCGTTGTGACAGCAGCAGCAGCGGTGGTGTGGAGCTAATTAAGAAGGTAGAGGTTGGTAAACGATGTTTGTCGCTTGTCGCCGATGTGTTTcaaatacaattacaattatgTATACATTGTACAATGACAATGATGGTGGTGtcactgaaaatttaaaactggTGAGATCGTTTCTTAGAATTGCGCTGTTCAAGTTTACTCGATACCACTTTAAAGACGTTTAAGTGTTAACATCGTTGGTGTTTTGGAGCTAATTAAGAAGGTAGATGTTGTGGTTGGTAATTGGTAAACGACGTTTGTCGCCGATGTGTACAATTTAGGTATACATTGTTGATGTATACATAAATCATCAATAGATGATAAAAAGATGTTGTCTTAcaacattttaatagtttataataattggTGGCAGTTTAGGATAACACTTTCATAGAAATGGATGAATTCACTTCCTAGGTTGAATTAATATCTATGaggatatatataatatatttaatttatcacttacaacattttaatagtttagattatgtttaataattgtaattgtaatttgaaaCACATCGGCGACAAACGTCGTTACCAACCACAACCTTCTTAAGATGTTCTTTGATCCGATGAATGATGATGTTGAgagtttttattgtggctttgaatGTGGGGACAATTCGATTGGTCTTATCGGTAGCAAAATaaacagtccttttcaggactgTTTAAAACACTCCTAAACCCCCattcaactatttaaaaaaaacaatatttaattacgtaTATTGAATGTTACGTATATTGAatgcaatggttccaaggcccgttacATGATCTTTGTAATAGGTGACAAATAAGAGagagtttaataaattagtttcttttttgggTTGTGGGGGGAATACGCAATCTCATAGACACCAGGCACGTGGCTTCAATGGCGGTTGGGGTGTGGCACTTTAGGCGGTTGTGTTCTTATTATTAATTGTGACGTCAAGTTTTTTCCCTAGAATTACATTTTGTGGTAGAAAATGTGTGGTAGTTTCTTAGAATTATACGATAGTAGCTGGAGTAGCCACGACGACCAGGATTATCCTCAAGGTACGTCCATACTTACGTAGTGGCAGCAGTGCACATGCGCAACCGCTTTGAATCCGACGCTGTGATTGGCGTcggatttttttgtaatcttttgcaAAAATAGAACCTCCACCTTATGCCATGTTCGTCAGCTGTTCTTCAGTCGCCACACCTCGCACTGTCAACAACACCGCGCAAAAGGGATTCCAAGATGGCAAACGGCGCCATATTGGAATCCAAGATGATGGGTGTGGGTGGGAgggtgtgtgtgtacagactgatgtgacgTTAAAATTCATCATTTCACCGCTACGTATAACATTTTTCACTCAATACATCAGGGAACCACTGTAGCCgaagccgattggtttaaggcgtcagtcagtcgcgtcccgtcatgaccggttCGAGTCCTAGCcgaccaagtttttttttcacttaaaatatttatttaattcaaaccgaccgctacacaacagctgttcaccagtgctaccaacctttgaaatattacttcaataatttaaatatataaccagGTTGGCTACACGGACACAacataaatcaagttggcaacactgacgggctactagcgtcattccaagatggcggactggccgccatcttggatttttACGCAGTATCCCTATTTCCGTACTACCACGAGGATTGATTGAGGTGCAACATAGGAATtgcttaataataatcataattaatactCTGGTGgttgtattcttttttatgaaatttgaaattatacattttaaaatgtattataatattatgctctggattttgtattttgaattgtaaaattgtaaactgTTACCTGTGTAATTATTGTTACTTAATAATCATCATAATTATAACTCTGCTGTTGTATTcgttttgaaatgtaaaattctAAATTGTTATATGTGAAATTACTGttacttaataataatcataattattaattctggttgttgtattaatttttatgaattcgtaattattattattttaaaacctattataataatacgaaaattatatttgttatgctTTGGACTGTTAACATATGCatacattattagttttttgtgttCAATGTACAATATACAAAGGCTCAAGCAGCTATtctgttgtacaaaataaatatgcaaaaagtAACAGTTTCTTTTAGAATACCTTTGCTTTCTTTTGAAGAAGGAGCAGTCGATTTACTTATCTCGCTTTCAGTACCTTGCCGACTAAAAATTAATGCTGAACCACCAGATTCCTCTGAAGGAAAGTCAGGAAATTTTCCAGTCTGAGCTTTATATGTCATGAACCAAGTTCGCACTTCATCTCTTATATCTTCTGACATTTGCCCGCCTTTGTTTTTCCGTATCTAAAAATTGaaagcaataaatttatattttattattcattattctgccaacattttaaaattatattatgtaggTTTTCATCTCTTATATCTTCTGACATTTGCCCGCCTTTGTTTTTCCGTATCTAAAAATTGAAAGCAATAAAGGTTTTTTGTTCCTACCTACAAATCTGACTACTGAAGTGGAAACACTTCAAATAGGTGGTAGGGCTTACGTGCTCCTTGACCTTGATGGTAGTGACTTAATTACTTAGAAGAGCTTCCTAAACTGAACAAATTAAGAATTAGAAGCCAGACGAAGAAGTAATTCATATAAGCATCTACGTTAGGGATGGCTGATCTATAGGCAGAACCCAACAGAATACCGCTACTTAACAATTCTGCAAGTAAAGGATGGCACGTTTCTAAGAAGCTTGTATGGTGAGGGCATGTATGGTGCGGGTAAGTAGGCAGTTACCTTCACATCCCACAATCACGCTTGGAAGTTTAGTAACCATGCAGCGTTGGACCGGTGAAAAATGAGGTTTTGCTGTTACAGTGTATTTAGAAAACAGTCGAATCGAAGTTACCTACATGCATAATGCAAATTCTGCCTACATTTTCATCTTCCATCTTGTGCTCCTGTTCAAAGTAGGAAAGCCATTTCTGTTAAGTGGGTGGTAATACAAGAACCGGTAGGACTCCCAAGAATGAGGAGGCCGTACAAGTAGCAATTACAAGAAGCCCACAAAGATCTTTCCAAGAGAAGTGCCCTCAGACAGCCCGAGAGTCCATGTTGGTTTTTGTGAGCACATGTTACAACTGTTTGAAGAAGACCACAGCTGATCGATAGTCTATGATGAGCACTAAAGCTCAGTtcctaataaatacaatttttgttactGGGCCACTGCCAACTCTCAACTACTTCATTGACTACTCCATTTGGCTGGTTACAATCTCTTTGTATGGAATAATTGGCCTGTGTTTTTTCAAGGTTGATGATGGACATACAGTTGTAGTAACTTCAGCGCACTACGTTCAAATGCCAGAAACCTTCCTCATTCCAGAACTTCAACGATTTCTTGCGAATGAGAACACTCAACAAGATTGAGTCACACAGACAGAACCTTCTGAAAGATCTTTTCTCGAACTGCCTCATCAGTAGGAGTGGGGTTGTTCAATGACCTCCACGATCTCCAGAACTCAGCCCTTGTGATCTTTTATGGGGATATCTCAATTTGAAAGTTTTTGAGACTTGCCCAACTACAATACATAACTTGAAAGTATGGATTAAAGAGGGcaatatatacaaaatgtattGTCTTTTCTTTGGAAAGATTGTGACCATCTTTCTGATCATCTCCAAAGTGAtattcaaaaagttaaattttttttgcatgtttACTTATTTCCATTTGTACTTTTAACATTTGTTGCAATGttgcaataaatgaaaaaaaaaaagtgtctCCTTCAGTCAGTCTGGAATTAAAATCCCTGTTCAGATCTGTAGCTGTATCAAATGTGAAGAGGGTTACAATGAATTGTTCAAAATATTGAGGCAGACCATTATTATGTTGGTTTCATTCTCTCATTGatgacaacggtattgaaattttggtgaGTTTATTTCAGCGACAAGACATGGTTTCACTCAgatggctacattaacagccaaaacatACAGTATTAAAGAGAAGACGACTTGTTaagttttacaatgaaaataaaatgtattacagatgcttatttttaaaaatcacaaataaaggCTTACAAAAGAAAATCACCGAGTGATGAAAACAGATCAGTCGACTAATTGCAGAGATTCAGAAACATGATAAAAACTCACACAGGTGGCCAGGAGTTGTCTTAAATAGTTATCATGTACTTCTGGTAACAGATGAATGCAATTATTTGAACCTTTATgatcagaaaaagaaaggttacaAGTATTTGAAGAAAACTGAAGAAGATTTAGTGGACAgatgaagtaaaaagtaaaagatttaatgaaaagaaaagtttaatcaaaatgattcaaaataagaaaaaaaagaaaatgtagctaccaggaacttaaaaatttacCTGGGTATACAGCAGAATGGAAACAGATATAATGCAATATAACTGCCTTAGAGTCGATTACCACATGAACTGGAAACAATTTATGgaatataaatttctgattcacttttataatctattaattatGAAACCTTCTAACAATTATGAaatctttgaattaattttttatacaaaaatattttataaattaatacattaccgattctttttctttaattaaagattGTTCAAAATCATTTTGGTACTCTTTCTGCAGTTGTCTTCGCAATGTTTTTACTTCCTCCGCGCGATTTGCTTCTTCAACTGAATGAAAACTCTGCGGTAGCATTCCTAAAAAAAGTTGTTCATTGTATATTACAACAGAAATTGTTCAGATTATATCACAAAGTAACGGAACCGTTTAAGACTGttcttaattgaaaataatttttaaaaaactaacatatttCACATTATATATCCTACAAGAAAAGGacctattattttttatcatttttaatagattgaaaattttattttaaaattcctcttattataaaaataatattactcctcatataactttttaaattacattaatgaatAAGGCATGCAAGAATtcttcacaaaaagaaaaaagatggaatcttatttctttttaaatatacatcacaatatttcttaattatcaatATTTCATTACCAGTCATTATTAGTAGTTAAAGAATTTGTGAAAAATCACAACTTAATTAGTAAAAATcacaaagcaataaaaaaaatgtttcatattatttataatacaaaaatacagtACAATTTCACTGTATTAAGTTGTTCAAAACACCTCTTAATCTGCAGGTTTCTACTCGTGAGGATTGCATTTCATTTTactaatacagtaaaatttatttttgtactgctTCAAAGTTCCTTTTCATTTCTTCTATTCCTTTATAacccgtttaaaaattaaaatgcccATCTATccaagatttttactttttgagcATTTTCTTTGTCGTATTATTCCAGTAAAGATAACAATTATTCATAACCCCCTTCATCACGCTAAATATCTATtacaaaaacttacttttttgcATCTTGTTTAACGAGTTCTTAAGTGCAtagtaatttttcagttattcaaaaagaaagagaagattttaaacatttatttctaatgaacaaTAGGTAGCGACGCATATGATGCATCACTCTGAATAAAGGAaagttcaaagttttattttatgcattcaaCATGAGCACCGTTTGTTATGCGACGGTAATCTATTTCTTGCCGCATATTAACTGGTCCCTCGtcattgaattcactgctgtaaccgATTCGATTTCGCAGGGATAGGTGGTACACGTAAACGCTGACTTTTATGAAACCACAGAGATAAAAATCGCAGGGGGTAAGATCTGCTCTTCAGATGCAGAGTTTTTTAAGCACACACCATACCGTCGGTTGCGCAATTCAAAATTCTCTGCCTCCTGTGCTCGTGGTTTTCCTACGGCTACTTTTGAAAGCAGTTCGGATACGCTCGACATTTTCATCTGATGTCGGAGGGCGATCGGTGCTTTTTCCTTTGCATATGCGACTACCTTCTACGAATTTCTTGTACACCATCTATTGCCGTTCATTAGACTGAATAACCCgggtattttattttccttacacATTTGCTTTGTTACtactatttcttcttttctttttttgctcaGTCAGCTCAGTTATATagtgttagaaaaatattttgctacatCGGTagtcaaaactaattaaaaacaaaaaagtaaaaataaaaatcatatatcttGGACTTGAACTAAAGTTTAACAATCAATATGTTTGAAATGATATTTCAACCAGAAATTAGCAAGAggagctctatatatatatatatatttatatacacatgtgGGTTCAAGCTGTATAAATCAGTTAAGAgcacaaataagaaaacttattttacagaaaataaatatttagttaaaaaaaagtctgaaaaacaattaaaattaataatattaatatacaaattaatgcaGTGTGCAAACTATTACATACTCCTATTTGCGTCaatgtaactgaataaaaaaaatattgatttattttagttatttaagttTGGAATTAGGCTAGCAGTTTTAagcaaatattgtattttatctattaaatttgtaCAATAGTAGaggtaaacaaatgaaaaaaacatacttttataaattatgatgtaTATAGGCGTAATTTActtcgaataaataaataaatattttaatttttaatttctgacatGTACTTTCAATTTCATTATCGACATCGAGCCATAACCAGAAATCTATAAAAGCGATCTGTAACACTCTCCTAGATTATTAGTAGCAATGATCCTCAAGGTTATCATCTCTTGATTTTGTAAACCGATcgttaaacaaaaatacttattcataaagattaaaatataatatttctatcgATTGAAATCGAATGCGTATCAAAACCTTACCGATTAACAACATTTCATCAAGAGTCCTTTTTCTTATCTTCCGTCTGGTAATATAACCTCGCCATATTTTTTGTATCTTCATAGCAGCTTGACGACCACCTTCACCTTCTTTATCTGCTGTCACCGGTTcgacttttctttctttcaataaCCTAATTTCTTTCATAAACTGGGATCGAAGTCTACCCTGACGGGCCCTTTCGTGAATTTGGATTAAATGAACGGCTTGATCTTCTGTCATAATAATACCTCGATATTCCTCTtcaaaaaatcctaatttttttaatatatcatccgtagttctttttctcttttgtaattcTTCTTCTCTTTCTCTTCTAAAGTACGTCGGAACGTTAACTTCAGCTTCCATCGGTAATATTTTCGATTCGATTAATACTTCATCGTGATAACTAAACTCTGATAGATCTAAATTAACCAATTCGTGTTTCAATTCTAAAAAACGACCGATACTCGCAtctaaaagttttcttataaGTAATCTCTTTTGCGGTTGAACTATTTGGTCGTAACACTGATCTAATTTGTTTACggcacaaatatattttatatataaatcactaAGAATTCTATGggctaattttttatcttttgtggGTTTTGCGGATTGCTGATCTACATCGATTCTAGTACTATCTTCTAAAATTACCTGAGCTTCTGCCCAAAGTTTATTATAAGTAATGTGAGACATTTCTGTAAAGGAAATATTCACACCTTTAtcgtttataaaaatcaatacgaTATACAagatgtaaaatatgttatttgctaataaatgtaaataatggtTAAAATTAACACACAAACGTAATGTAAAGCGAAGCACCACCGATTACCACGATAACAACGTAATACGTTACCGTGGAAACACTATATATGTTCttagtttagtaatttttcactttattttaacaaagtaacaaataatacttaataattaattaacgaaCCACAATGTTAATACAGtaacaactgtttttttaataaataaataaacctgttACCACGGTAATGACTAATAGTTACCATAACGACATACTAAATAATTGCTAccgtatgaaatattttcaaactttgtaATCGTGTAGTTCCAAAAAATCAATCCTATCTATTCCGGCAAaaccactttataaaaaaaactgtccaAAATTAGATCGCTTTTCGTCCTTGTCAGTGAAAGAAAAGAATCTTTATATTATCGATCacagttattttaattcacaCTCCTAGTAACAGTTTAGCACCGGttactataaacagaaaaaatgtgcTCTTGATAAACCTTTGGTgaatgaaaaggttaaaaaaaaaacatttttacacaatcCATCACTGAATGCCGTTTTTAAACTTAGTTGAATAAGAaaaggacacacacacacacaaagaaaaaagttcacattaacgtaggtctggaaacgcttctttagcgagttacggctagccaAAGATTTTGCCCGGAATTCAGCTCTCCGGTGAAATGAGGACGTACTGAagtttttaggatgttaattaaggggcgaCATTAACGGTTTCCTAcggttttgatctgaaaaatttaataaaatagattccagaactgtatctccagtAGTTCTCATGATAtccgaagtaaaactgaaaatttgtggtctaaaaaccatttttttaggtttataataccataactttgttaaatgactaatatatgcgtaaaatttattaataaaacttgttaggagattaaattctaaaaatagttatataaataagttcaataaaaattaaacaaacgctctaaaaatcaaattttactgaagacgaaagagaacaaaatataaatgaaatgacttgcacaagaaaattattgtatttaattttgttttaaatttaatttttataccttaCAGATACTATTCAAAATGGGTCTCCTTGATAGTTTACGCAAAATACAGTATGACGTATAACATCAAAGGAAGCTTTTCTAATAGTAACGGTCGTTCTTAAGATATTACAAAGCGTTTAAAATTCGGTTCAATAACtcttgtttgaaattaaatttttctgcgCAAACAAGTTCATTTAAATGACCCCAAAGGTATTAGTCCAAGGGATTTAAATCTGGGGATCTAGCAGGCCAATTAATTGGCCCACCTCGACCGATCCATCTGCCAAGAAAACTTAAGTTTAAATGCTGTTTAACGTCTTGTGAATAATGAGGTGGTGCACCGTCATATTGGAATAATTTCAAGAGGTACATCTTCTAGCAGAACTGgaaattgattttgtaaaaacTCCTTGTACACGATACCAAAAAAaggcaattttgaaaaataaattttccgatTAACTATTCCCAATTATACCACAGCATACATTTATCGAAAATCGGTTTGAAACTTTGACTCTAACTGCATTCGGATTTTCAGTCGACCACCTGTGACTATTCTTCCGGCATACTGTGAGATATGCCGGTTCGATTTGAAATTTGGCGAGTGCTGAGTCAGGACTACACTGTattatttgaatgatattttcttgTTCAAGTACAGGCCGTTCTAAGGAACAAGCAAGAGTTGGAAAAGATCCGTTATTTCATAAgttttacaaagtaaagaaaatgttTCGCGAGTAGGTATTCTTCAATTCGAAAATCTTTGTTTGTACTCATGTTTTACAGCCCGActatttacattagtaaaaccGTAAAGGAAAACAATATCTGCATATTCTTGATTTGAAAATTTGAACGGCatctcacttttttaaaaaagcacgAATACTTTATACAGATCATAAAAAGCGCACGTACACTACACAAATCACAAGTAAGAGACTACGTAcgattaataataagttaattgtttaacagctgtACAATAACTTCGATTGTAACTTTGTTTCTGAAAAGAACAGGGTTGCTAACTTcaagttttcaagaaaattaaagaacTTCAATTAATATAGTATTCTTGAAATTCTGTTTTTGTAGAATGTTTTAAAACTCTTTTGTAAGTATTTCATTA
Proteins encoded in this region:
- the LOC142326359 gene encoding dynein regulatory complex protein 11, whose translation is MSHITYNKLWAEAQVILEDSTRIDVDQQSAKPTKDKKLAHRILSDLYIKYICAVNKLDQCYDQIVQPQKRLLIRKLLDASIGRFLELKHELVNLDLSEFSYHDEVLIESKILPMEAEVNVPTYFRREREEELQKRKRTTDDILKKLGFFEEEYRGIIMTEDQAVHLIQIHERARQGRLRSQFMKEIRLLKERKVEPVTADKEGEGGRQAAMKIQKIWRGYITRRKIRKRTLDEMLLIGMLPQSFHSVEEANRAEEVKTLRRQLQKEYQNDFEQSLIKEKESIRKNKGGQMSEDIRDEVRTWFMTYKAQTGKFPDFPSEESGGSALIFSRQGTESEISKSTAPSSKESKGKKEKGKKGGKDKEDAKKKKNEEEEDPGFKMGPSNFLADVMVANSEYEEVWRYKDESGNPRQKHYSDMIRTQKTLEVEAELRKVVDEHLRLELELLQAALDRDRAKKGKKSKKGAKKKKGRRSGKKGKKKREKDLTPDRTLESLFEELITNGIIKKYPETPLSSFKGETSYAAFDLRLQGKDPQPSLGDIRQVIMENCILPLGSKTAHQSAPLIRSILLVGAKGSGKDMLVHAVCTEAGAVLFDLTAANIVGKYPGKSGLIMLMHLVSKVSRLMQPSVIYMDGAEKPFLKKVPKTDKTDPKRLKKDLPKLIKGITVDDQVLLLGVSHCPWECDQKALTQAYQKIVMIPRPDYASLNSLWKELLFQYSGISRQFDISVLTKLSDGYTVGTILNVIKDVMTCKRVLQLRIQPLTHAEIINVLSKYEPIYKEEEEAFISFYSKTPIGRRKARALEIEAEKQLLSKEQQVKKKN